A portion of the Sabethes cyaneus chromosome 3, idSabCyanKW18_F2, whole genome shotgun sequence genome contains these proteins:
- the LOC128739732 gene encoding uncharacterized protein LOC128739732, giving the protein MDTINTEAFIDAVRIRTSLWDSSATEFRDKSVRARKWEEIALLMFPDFHCRDPKEKTGIILELQKKWKHVRDAYIRSLRLRATTTQGKNMRPYLYEKKLEFLRFCPWKSSNEYDPSHSADGTDFEDGNSDIKQEYYCYDDDDDDEDLAPILLQQPAEERLSLATFGLSGTLPVKMTPDRVEPDLTVFGGESDDMLFFRSLLPLLESLSLRQKIKFRMDVMQTALAYSENCENEPSSSYQTIPPSAPPASTATTRKRAKRASLINFSKKRRDDGASRAARDVIEIIE; this is encoded by the exons ATGGATACTATCAATACCGAGGCGTTTATCGACGCGGTGCGAATACGGACTTCACTCTGGGACTCCTCCGCTACCGAGTTCAGAGACAAATCGGTTCGCGCTCGCAAATGGGAAGAAATTGCTCTATTAATGTTTCCCGATTTTCACTGCAGAGATCCTAAGGAAAAAACCGGAATCA tCCTCGAATTGCAGAAGAAATGGAAACATGTACGCGATGCCTACATTCGTTCTCTTCGCTTGCGAGCAACAACAACGCAGGGGAAAAATATGCGACCCTATCTGTACGAGAAAAAGCTTGAATTTTTAAGATTTTGTCCTTGGAAATCATCAAACGAATACGATCCATCTCATAGTGCGGACGGTACGGATTTTGAGGATGGAAATAGCGATATCAAGCAGGAGTACTACTGttacgacgatgacgacgacgacgaagattTAGCGCCCATTCTTTTACAACAACCCGCTGAGGAAAGGCTGAGCTTAGCAACTTTCGGACTATCCGGCACCTTACCGGTCAAAATGACTCCGGATCGGGTTGAACCCGACTTGACCGTTTTCGGTGGTGAATCGGACGACATGCTATTTTTCCGTTCGCTGTTGCCCCTGCTGGAGTCACTCTCGCTGCGtcagaaaattaaatttcgcatggATGTCATGCAGACGGCACTGGCGTATTCTGAAAACTGCGAAAATGAACCCTCATCTTCTTATCAAACAATACCGCCATCGGCTCCGCCAGCCAGCACTGCAACTACCCGAAAACGTGCGAAAAGGGCGAGCCTTATTAATTTCTCCAAAAAGCGCAGAGATGACGGCGCGAGCCGAGCTGCTAGAGATGTAATCGAAATAATTGAGTGA